The Caldisalinibacter kiritimatiensis genome contains the following window.
AATAATAAAGAAGCTAAACCAGGAACAGATGTAAATGTAGGAGATATAATAGAAATTAACTTTGGTAACAGAAATGTTACGATAGAAGTATTAGAGATACTTGAACACGTACCAAAGGATAAAGCACAGGACTTATATAGGGTAATTAAGAATTGATTTAGCCATTAGCTAATAACTAGTATCCAATATTAAAAAAGCGAGCTTTGCTCGCTTTTTCATTGTCTAATAAAGTATATTTACTGTATAGCTTGTAATTAAGTTAAATACAGGTTTGAAAGGCAGAAAAAATGTTTATAGAATTATTATCGAAAAGCGAAAGGCGAACAGCG
Protein-coding sequences here:
- a CDS encoding RNA-binding S4 domain-containing protein, whose translation is MRIDKFLKNSRIIKRRTVAKEACEQGRVLVNNKEAKPGTDVNVGDIIEINFGNRNVTIEVLEILEHVPKDKAQDLYRVIKN